Part of the Triticum dicoccoides isolate Atlit2015 ecotype Zavitan unplaced genomic scaffold, WEW_v2.0 scaffold75556, whole genome shotgun sequence genome, AGTAAATATCCGACTAATTAACATGATGATAACGTACAGGGGCTGCTACAAATCTGCTATCTACTCTGTCGCCTTATGTTGCTGGATTACATGAAAAATCTATTGGCAAATATATAATTTCATAGTTTGAAAAGGTCGATTGCACACATGATTCTGTATCAACTACTGAACAGAACAGGGGTAGTAGTCACTCTATATGTCTTTAAAAGTCATGCACCCATGAATCAAGCCTACGCGTGAGTAGGTGACTTTATCTATGTCGGCATCGAGCTAGAAAACGATTGATTGCCTTACATGACTTGGCTTCTGaactgctctttgactggttttgtctGCACTGGTTCCGACTATGACCAAGTATATGATATCTAGTTAAACTAGTGCCAGATGCTTCTTGTCTTAAAAATCTTTTCCTTAATAGCGATGGGTGGTGAATTTTCCTGGAATCGGCCCAGCATGCATTGTGGCGACTCGGGTGAGATGGAGAAACATTCATAATTACTATTCACCCGTACACAGCACCATAGAATAGCTTTATATGCCTGTATACGCTGCATTGTTTCTTTAAAGGGAAAACGTGTCTTAAATGGGAGCCTGTAAAGTATATGCAGTAGTTTAATTAGCAGTAAGAGACCAGTTCAATTGGTTGGTCTGTTTCACTTGACTAGGTCTATTATTGCTCACAAGTTCAGGCGCTGCTCGCTCAACCTATATAAACTCATACATCCCTGCAGTTTGAAACCAACACTCACGTACACCACAATCACACAcaggaacacaagagagagagaaaaCAAATCAGATGGCATcctcctcttccttccttctcctcgccGCTCTTCTTGCGTTGGTCTCATGGCAGGCCACTGCCTCCGATCCTAGCCCCCTCCAGGACTTTTGTGTGGCCGACATGAATTCACCAGGTACTATCCGGTTTCTCATCATGTTCTCACCAAATAAATATGTTAAAATCTATTTTTGTAAATTATATGCAAGTCGAAACAACTTTCTAAGATCTGAGCTTACATGTCACATCTCCTATATGCACCAGTTCGTGTCAATGGCTTTGTTTGCAAGAACCCGATGGAAGTTAACGCAGATGATTTCTTCAAGGCAGCCAACCTCGACAAGCCTAGGGTGACCAACAAGGTTGGATCCAACGTCACTTTGATCAATGTCATGCAGATTGCTGGACTCAACACCCTCGGCATCTCAATCGCGCGCATCGACTATGCTCCTTTGGGCCAGAACCCACCACATACGCACCCCCGTGCCACTGAGATCCTCACGGTGCTCGAGGGGACACTGTACGTTGGCTTTGTCACATCCAACCAGCCCGCCCCAAACAAAAACAAGTTCCTCTCCAAGTTGCTCAACAAAGGTGATGTGTTTGTCTTCCCGGTGGGGCTCATTCACTTCCAATTCAACCCCAACCCCCACAAGCCCGCCGTTGCAATTGCTGCGCTAAGCAGCCAGAACCCAGGGGCTATCACAATTGCCAATGCGGTGTTTGGGTCGGACCCACAAATATCCGATGATGTTCTTGCCAAGGCATTTCAGGTG contains:
- the LOC119347791 gene encoding germin-like protein 8-11, with the protein product MASSSSFLLLAALLALVSWQATASDPSPLQDFCVADMNSPVRVNGFVCKNPMEVNADDFFKAANLDKPRVTNKVGSNVTLINVMQIAGLNTLGISIARIDYAPLGQNPPHTHPRATEILTVLEGTLYVGFVTSNQPAPNKNKFLSKLLNKGDVFVFPVGLIHFQFNPNPHKPAVAIAALSSQNPGAITIANAVFGSDPQISDDVLAKAFQVEKNTIDWLQAQFWENNHN